In Thunnus maccoyii chromosome 3, fThuMac1.1, whole genome shotgun sequence, the following proteins share a genomic window:
- the ap5b1 gene encoding AP-5 complex subunit beta-1 has product MAVSWAERTSAFSRSPSRFLSGTTAEAFLAELLRELRDDRASYSVKVLLLSPLCEHPTLLCPSDSVGEETALELMSVFTQCPQCPKSVQFHCHLLLALTSVLVCTSCVNGRSRASQDFLDLLLQIAQDTGDLHGDGALRSLRATACDCLRELEACCPGLLSQRLELLGGLRHKETSKLHQAYAGLHTLVIRNAVYQLAQETGAGADHLKALLGGNTSVAWEAEQDSDLMNNKDSSILSSLILGPMSTAPTLQTGPDCKELRSVLSSLLEESYLLTPLCQAALLHRLIEVVAMVPGVPPAIFRAQLLRLLGTSEVCLLHSTLLMKCAFTDSLFSAEDEAFILKRLVVLSQHPLLSTPEKLFYMDCILHFPENRPISCGDGDESLPVLLTPQLSSALLPTVFNDSATMLARLNLLSLVYLEEGEGEGDGEEGKGLAYLYEHLTSLLRIVENGGSREIVVTFFRAAFLFLYYFCQVESYSKGLTEKLCELYLRHTHLALHLINLADQTQDRLSESNWAVELLRALQGVITEAPLAQLTLQDFSWHLKMLSRVAEEGEIPQCSTLNFLSSIITPSSSSLCVSGDWRLGNSVLGVCQRLLVHPTLDSLLIPLADILQHLACRYGDTDIQDHARLYYTLLTTLSREKLAGVLAQGASEGGRQVKKRSLSCIMAESEGLTGVLTVHQTEKPIFRLVELDDSELREEKQTNHESDLNTNETQKCPGEASAAAEAYRAQFHHPGFPSEITLHYQLTHTDAHDSRFDQLFSIRLHFTLTDDHYEELCDISVPCLFRERPSPVVKLRLKPRRPYPTTLHASAIFTTQDGLSWHTLLPDVHVSFQQAFMPLPAPTTWGTGSKLNVFEGLWDEICSESGEKDQADCTTSLFCCQLEEAALGALLEKHFLPYLISDPSHEEEFKVLFFLPPRSHMLLKIRSKEDAVHFNIATDNWQLLPHTSSFLLTVTSSQEDR; this is encoded by the exons ATGGCGGTGAGCTGGGCCGAGAGGACTTCTGCTTTCTCCCGCAGTCCGTCCCGCTTCCTCTCCGGGACTACAGCGGAGGCTTTCCTTGCCGAGCTGCTCCGTGAGCTCCGGGATGACAGAGCCAGCTACAGTGTCAAG GTCCTCTTGCTGTCCCCGCTCTGCGAGCACCCGACCCTGCTGTGTCCCTCAGACTCTGTGGGAGAGGAGACGGCGCTGGAGCTCATGTCAGTGTTCACCCAGTGTCCCCAGTGTCCCAAATCCGTCCAGTTTCATTGTCACCTCCTCCTAGCTCTTACTTCTGTCCTCGTCTGCACTTCCTGTGTGAATGGCCGCTCCCGTGCATCTCAAGACTTCCTGGACCTACTCCTCCAGATAGCCCAGGACACCGGTGACCTCCACGGTGACGGGGCTCTGCGCTCTCTGCGAGCTACGGCGTGTGACTGCCTGCGGGAGCTGGAGGCCTGCTGCCCCGGCCTTCTCTCACAGCGCCTCGAGCTCTTGGGTGGGCTTCGGCACAAAGAAACCTCCAAGCTCCACCAGGCCTATGCAGGACTTCACACTCTGGTGATAAGAAACGCTGTGTATCAGCTTGCCCAGGAAACAGGAGCAGGTGCTGATCATCTTAAAGCTCTTCTAGGAGGAAATACATCTGTTGCATGGGAAGCAGAGCAGGACTCAGACCTGATGAATAACAAGGACTCATCCATACTGTCTTCCCTCATCCTGGGCCCAATGAGTACAGCCCCCACTCTCCAGACTGGGCCTGACTGCAAGGAGTTACGCTCAgtcctgtcctccctcctgGAGGAGTCCTACCTCCTCACTCCTCTATGTCAAGCTGCACTGCTACATAGATTGATAGAGGTGGTCGCCATGGTGCCTGGTGTCCCGCCTGCCATCTTCAGAGCTCAACTGCTGCGACTGCTGGGCACAAGCGAG GTTTGCCTCCTTCACAGCACTCTACTGATGAAGTGTGCGTTCACTGACAGCCTGTTTAGTGCAGAGGACGAAGCTTTCATCCTCAAACGGCTGGTCGTCCTCTCGCAGCACCCACTGCTGAGTACACCCGAGAAGCTTTTCTACATGGACTGCATCCTGCACTTTCCTGAGAACCGACCAATCAGCTGTGGCGATGGCGATGAGTCCCTCCCCGTGCTGCTGACTCCCCAACTATCCTCCGCTCTGCTGCCTACTGTATTCAACGACAGCGCCACCATGCTGGCCCGCCTCAACCTGCTGTCTCTGGTCTAcctggaggagggggagggggagggggatggGGAGGAAGGCAAGGGGCTGGCCTACCTCTACGAACACCTCACCTCGCTGCTCCGCATCGTGGAGAACGGAGGCAGCAGAGAGATTGTCGTCACCTTCTTCAGAGCTGccttcctctttctctactACTTCTGCCAGGTGGAGAGCTACTCCAAAGGCCTGACCGAGAAGCTGTGTGAGCTCTACCTCCGACACACCCACCTGGCCCTGCACCTCATCAACCTGGCCGACCAGACCCAGGACAGGCTCTCAGAGTCTAACTGGGCTGTCGAGCTCCTCCGGGCCCTGCAGGGGGTCATCACAGAGGCCCCGCTCGCCCAGCTTACCTTGCAAGACTTCAGCTGGCACCTCAAGATGCTGTCTCGAGTGGCAGAGGAAGGAGAAATCCCTCAGTGCAGCACCCTCAACTTCCTGTCCAGCATCATcactccttcttcctcctcgctGTGCGTGAGCGGTGACTGGCGCCTAGGGAACAGTGTTCTGGGGGTTTGCCAGCGCCTGCTGGTACACCCCACCCTGGACTCGCTGCTCATACCTCTTGCCGACATCCTGCAGCATCTCGCCTGTCGCTACGGAGACACAGACATCCAGGACCACGCCCGCCTCTACTACACCCTTCTCACCACTCTGTCCAGGGAGAAGCTGGCCGGGGTGTTGGCGCAGGGAGCAAGCGAGGGAGGGCGGCAGGTCAAGAAGCGGTCTCTGTCCTGCATCATGGCTGAGAGCGAGGGGCTGACAGGCGTGCTAACCGTTCACCAGACGGAGAAACCGATATTCAGGCTGGTTGAGCTGGATGATTCTGAGCTACGAGAAGAAAAACAGACCAATCACGAAAGTGACTTGAACACAAATGAGACGCAGAAATGTCCAGGTGAGGCGAGCGCAGCAGCGGAAGCCTACAGAGCCCAGTTCCACCACCCTGGCTTCCCCTCAGAGATCACCTTACACTACCAGCTGACTCACACTGACGCTCACGACTCTCGCTTCGATCAGCTCTTCAGCATCCGCCTGCACTTCACCCTCACAGACGACCACTATGAAGAACTCTGCGACATCAGTGTGCCCTGTCTGTTCAGAGAGAGGCCGTCACCCGTGGTGAAACTGAGACTGAAACCAAGGCGGCCTTACCCCACCACCCTCCACGCCAGCGCCATCTTCACCACCCAGGACGGGCTCTCCTGGCACACCCTCCTGCCAGACGTCCATGTGTCTTTCCAGCAGGCCTTCATGCCTTTGCCTGCTCCCACAACTTGGGGAACAGGCAGCAAATTGAACGTGTTCGAGGGACTGTGGGATGAAATCTGCTCAGAGAGCGGGGAGAAGGATCAGGCCGACTGCACTACCAGTCTGTTTTGTTGCCAGCTGGAGGAGGCAGCTCTTGGGGCCTTGTTGGAAAAACACTTCCTCCCCTACCTTATATCAGATCCGTCCCATGAAGAAgaattcaaagtgcttttctTCCTCCCCCCGCGCTCTCATATGCTGCTGAAGATCAGGTCCAAGGAGGATGCTGTTCACTTCAATATCGCCACAGATAACTGGCAGCTTCTGCCTCACACGAGCTCTTTTCTACTGACTGTTACATCCTCGCAGGAAGACAGATGA
- the c3h1orf50 gene encoding uncharacterized protein C1orf50 homolog gives MDRTVSLPNQPDKTTTVTLVESSSTPGGLELVSSYQTNRVGDPSDLVALAAQVQKGDDFIKANACNRLTVIADQIRYLQEQARKVLEEAKRDADLHHAACNIVKKPGNMYYLYERPSGQKYFSIISPKEWGPSCPHQFVGAFKLQHDMSWTPIDEVQKRDAEIAIMDKLLSQQTALPPYTEPNFKGLSD, from the exons ATGGACAGGACCGTCAGCCTCCCCAACCAGCCCGACAAAACCACCACAG TGACTCTGGTTGAGAGCAGCAGCACCCCCGGTGGGCTGGAACTGGTCAGTTCATACCAGACCAACAGAGTAGGAGACCCCTCAGACCTGGTGGCCCTGGCAGCTCAAGTACAGAAG ggagatGATTTCATAAAAGCCAATGCTTGCAACAGGCTGACAGTCATTGCTGACCAGATCAGATACCTACAGGAGCAGGCGAGAAAG gttttAGAAGAGGCCAAAAGAGATGCTGACCTCCACCATGCTGCCTGTAACATTGTGAAAAAACCAGGCAACATGTATTATCTCTACGAACGGCCATCTGGACAGAAATACTTCTCCATCATTTCTCCTAAG GAATGGGGCCCAAGTTGCCCTCACCAGTTTGTCGGTGCGTTCAAACTTCAGCATGACATGTCCTGGACCCCCATAGACGAGGTGCAGAAGCGGGATGCGGAGATCGCCATCATGGACAAACTTCTCAGCCAGCAGACCGCCTTACCACCTTACACAGAGCCCAACTTCAAGGGCCTCTCTGATTAA
- the nuf2 gene encoding kinetochore protein Nuf2, producing MGENTFPVYTADAITNFYRTEVLVGQESKHFTKGDLTPVPKPEAVQMLYMRVLHLLYRFRPECHSMVPLLENIQYPEYHEGAAAIMSVYVRMRQFLPMCLVYDFSLNDLLAPKKQRTLTVLSAIMNFLHFRKQRMDVISEKQAKLRADMDRLQTYTKGNLEAEKKIEMLTTIPPEQQAESDELAAALSELQATTVHEYQEVNAKNDSIAELKTKIAEKTQKLAQVKVDVSNLKEDITKLKSQIVESPEELKSQMEKMRENVKNIKNSIEETDERVVELQSMVQNVTHTEAEIQQTFTLLQELESSMINTKQQQEEVQELTAQYEKSQKELKNLCFEEGQLKRVLGMKQDKESKQKLRRQKKREMKEQHVQDMLGQCNQIHHKREEMVDKIQQISGETQQLKAKIQSLKDVCSRETEKAQVLYDTLSTSMDELHSRIEMQTVDLKQVVTKMSENF from the exons ATGGGTGAAAACACATTCCCTGTGTACACTGCGGACGCGATAACGAACTTTTACAGAACAGAAGTTCTCGTCGGCCAAGAATCGAAACACTTCACAAAGGGCGACCTGACTCCCGTTCCCAAG CCAGAGGCGGTTCAGATGCTATACATGAGAGTGTTGCATCTCCTGTATCGCTTCAGACCTGAGTGTCACTCCATG GTTCCACTGCTGGAGAACATTCAGTATCCAGAGTATCATGAGGGGGCGGCTGCTATCATGAGCGTCTACGTGCGCAT GCGGCAGTTTCTGCCAATGTGCTTGGTGTATGACTTTTCACTGAATGACCTTCTGGCACCAA agaaacagagaacTCTGACTGTTCTAAGCGCCATCATGAACTTTCTTCACTTCAGGAAGCAGAGGATGGATGTGATCTCAGAGAAACAGGCTAAATTA AGGGCAGACATGGACAGGCTGCAGACTTACACCAAAGGCAACCTGGAGGCAGAAAAGAAGATTGAGATGCTGAC GACCATCCCACCCGAGCAGCAGGCTGAGTCTGACGAGCTGGCAGCCGCTCTCTCTGAACTGCAGGCCACCACCGTGCATGAATACCAGGAAGTG AACGCAAAAAACGACAGCATCGCAGAGCTGAAAACAAAAATCGCAGAGAAGACTCAGAAACTG gcccAGGTTAAGGTGGACGTCAGCAACCTGAAAGAAGACATCACCAAACTCAAGTCTCAGATCGTGGAGTCTCCAGAGGAGCTGAAGAGCCAGATGGAGAAGATGAGGGAGAACGTCAAGAACATCAAGAACTCCATC GAAGAAACAGATGAGCGAGTGGTGGAGCTGCAGAGCATGGTGCAAAATGTGACCCACACTGAGGCGGAGATCCAGCAGACGTTCACCCTGCTGCAGGAGCTGGAGAGCAGCATGATCAACACCAAGCAGCAACAGGAGGAG GTCCAGGAACTGACAGCCCAGTATGAGAAGAGTCAGAAGGAGCTGAAGAACCTGTGCTTTGAGGAAGGCCAGTTGAAGAGAGTTCTGGGCATGAAGCAGGATAAAGAGTCCAAACAGAAACTCCgcagacagaagaagagggagatgaAGGAGCAACACGTTCAAGACATGTTGGG GCAGTGTAACCAGATCCATCATAAGCGTGAGGAGATGGTTGACAAAATCCAACAGATCTCCGGGGAGACGCAGCAGCTGAAAGCTAAGATCCAGAGTCTGAAGGACGtctgcagcagagagacagagaaagctCAG GTTCTGTATGACACTCTTTCAACTTCGATGGACGAGTTGCACAGTAGAATCGAGATGCAGACAGTGGACCTGAAACAAGTTGTCACCAAGATGTCTGAAAACTTCTAA